The proteins below are encoded in one region of Paenacidovorax monticola:
- a CDS encoding HD-GYP domain-containing protein, whose amino-acid sequence MLKRISVQHLTLGMYLHEFCGSWMEHPFWRTRFVLDDPKDLTRIRDTDIHEVWIDVSKGLDVAPGTAAVSRAEADAQVETDLGLLESQAALPLEPPLPSARAPAPMSAELRRAASICVRSKKAVVSLFNEARLGRAVDPASTQGLVEEISDSVTRSPGALISLARLKTADDYTYMHSVAVCALMVALAKQIGMDENATRIAGLAGLLHDLGKAAVPMEVLNKPGKLTDEEFTVVRSHPVAGHAMLKEGDVHPQVLDACLHHHEKVDGTGYPHRLRGEQISVLSRMTAICDVYDAITSDRPYKRGWDPSESLRRMAEWTQDHFDGRLFQAFVKTIGIYPVGSLVRLTSGRIGVVTEQAPGSLVTPRVKVFFSTKSDLRIPPETVDLAAPGCTEKIVARENPDQWRFPDLVELWSGLPRQTW is encoded by the coding sequence ATGCTCAAGCGCATCAGTGTTCAGCACCTCACCCTGGGCATGTATCTGCACGAATTCTGCGGTTCCTGGATGGAGCACCCGTTCTGGCGCACGCGCTTCGTGCTGGACGATCCCAAGGATCTGACCCGCATCCGCGACACCGACATCCACGAGGTCTGGATCGACGTCTCCAAGGGCCTGGACGTGGCCCCCGGCACGGCCGCCGTGTCGCGCGCGGAGGCCGACGCCCAGGTCGAGACCGACCTGGGCCTGCTGGAATCCCAGGCCGCGCTCCCCCTGGAGCCCCCACTGCCCAGCGCACGCGCGCCCGCCCCGATGTCGGCCGAGCTGCGCCGCGCGGCCTCGATCTGCGTGCGCTCCAAGAAGGCCGTGGTGTCCCTGTTCAACGAGGCGCGCCTGGGCCGCGCCGTGGACCCGGCCAGCACCCAGGGGCTGGTGGAGGAGATCTCCGACTCGGTCACGCGCAGCCCAGGCGCGCTCATCAGCCTGGCCAGGCTCAAGACCGCCGACGACTACACCTACATGCATTCAGTGGCCGTGTGCGCGCTCATGGTGGCGCTGGCCAAGCAGATCGGCATGGACGAGAACGCCACGCGCATCGCGGGCCTGGCGGGCTTGCTGCACGACCTGGGCAAGGCGGCCGTGCCCATGGAGGTGCTCAACAAGCCCGGCAAGCTCACCGACGAGGAATTCACCGTGGTGCGCAGCCACCCCGTGGCCGGGCACGCCATGCTGAAGGAGGGCGACGTGCACCCGCAGGTGCTGGACGCCTGCCTGCACCACCACGAGAAGGTGGACGGCACGGGCTACCCGCACCGGCTGCGGGGCGAGCAGATCAGCGTGCTCTCGCGCATGACGGCCATCTGCGACGTGTACGACGCCATCACCTCCGACCGCCCCTACAAGCGCGGCTGGGACCCGTCCGAGTCGCTGCGCCGCATGGCCGAGTGGACCCAGGACCATTTCGACGGTCGGCTGTTCCAGGCCTTTGTCAAGACCATCGGCATCTACCCCGTGGGCTCGCTCGTGCGGCTCACCTCGGGGCGCATCGGCGTGGTGACCGAGCAAGCGCCCGGCTCGCTCGTCACGCCGCGCGTGAAGGTGTTCTTCTCGACCAAGTCCGACCTGCGCATCCCGCCCGAGACCGTGGACCTCGCCGCACCCGGCTGCACCGAGAAGATCGTCGCCCGCGAGAACCCCGACCAGTGGCGCTTTCCCGACCTCGTGGAACTCTGGTCGGGCCTGCCGCGCCAGACCTGGTAG
- a CDS encoding dipeptidase codes for MKKTLMAAALAMALAACSSVAPVAPQAAAPLKKADMDRLVAARPDAARGSFPEFLAQAAGETPSLRPAVAVYAAKAPLAGDDLVQIARLLGLYNRLRNQAAVIDATAKMVAIPTVRSDKVPPHEDPNTIAFGKLVEGMARDFGLQYRNVDNRIFEVKLPGSGTEEFGILTHADVVPVVAAEWVLDDGTRLDPFQLTRVGGSLYGRGSIDDKGSIATVLYAMKAVKDSGLPLARTIRLMIETTEETGGDAMKYYRAKTTLPEYNIVLDSKYPAVVAEKGSGALRATFGLGAAGGATAITAMAGAASANAVPQTATARLQGGDLARAAAQLSAAKAAFLQKYQAEGPFSIDVVQEPGAVLVKVTGASAHGSRPEEGVNPLPRLALFLRASGVALAPNGYAQAARYIADLYGTDYLGRTMGLAYADDFMGPLTLSPNLVREKDGKVDVLVNVRMPRGRTPEELTAATQAKVKAWAAQAGVAAEVDHQQGNWMARDPKGAWLSTLLNIFGDTTGLDAKPVPTAGSTTAKLMPNAINFGPAMPGKKYTAHNAKEFKEVADLDADMQMFTEMLVRIGNLSQMQ; via the coding sequence ATGAAGAAGACCCTGATGGCCGCCGCGCTGGCCATGGCCCTGGCCGCCTGCTCCAGCGTGGCCCCCGTGGCGCCCCAGGCCGCCGCACCGCTCAAGAAGGCCGACATGGACCGCCTCGTGGCGGCCCGCCCCGATGCCGCGCGCGGCAGCTTCCCTGAATTCCTGGCCCAGGCCGCGGGCGAGACGCCGTCGCTGCGCCCCGCCGTGGCGGTCTATGCCGCCAAGGCGCCGCTCGCGGGCGACGACCTCGTGCAGATTGCCCGCCTGCTGGGCCTGTACAACCGCCTGCGCAACCAGGCGGCCGTGATCGACGCCACCGCGAAGATGGTGGCCATTCCCACCGTGCGTTCCGACAAGGTGCCGCCGCATGAAGACCCGAACACCATCGCCTTTGGCAAGCTGGTGGAGGGCATGGCACGTGACTTCGGCCTGCAGTACCGGAACGTGGACAACCGCATCTTCGAGGTCAAGCTGCCTGGCAGCGGCACCGAGGAGTTCGGCATCCTGACCCATGCCGACGTGGTGCCCGTGGTGGCCGCCGAGTGGGTGCTGGACGACGGAACGCGCCTCGATCCCTTCCAGCTCACGCGCGTGGGCGGCAGCCTCTACGGGCGCGGCTCCATCGACGACAAGGGCTCCATCGCCACCGTGCTCTACGCGATGAAGGCCGTGAAGGACAGCGGCCTGCCGCTGGCGCGCACCATCCGCCTCATGATCGAGACCACCGAGGAAACCGGTGGCGACGCTATGAAGTACTACCGTGCCAAGACCACGCTGCCCGAATACAACATCGTGCTCGACAGCAAGTACCCCGCCGTGGTGGCCGAGAAGGGCTCGGGCGCGCTGCGCGCCACCTTCGGCCTGGGCGCGGCCGGCGGCGCGACGGCCATCACCGCCATGGCGGGCGCCGCCTCGGCCAACGCCGTGCCGCAGACGGCCACGGCCCGCCTGCAGGGCGGCGACCTGGCCCGCGCAGCCGCGCAGCTGAGCGCCGCCAAGGCCGCCTTCCTCCAGAAGTACCAGGCCGAGGGCCCATTCTCCATCGACGTGGTGCAGGAGCCGGGCGCCGTGCTCGTGAAGGTCACGGGCGCCTCGGCCCACGGCTCGCGCCCCGAGGAGGGCGTGAACCCGCTGCCGCGCCTCGCGCTGTTCCTGCGCGCCTCGGGCGTGGCGCTGGCCCCCAACGGCTATGCGCAGGCCGCGCGCTACATCGCCGACCTGTACGGCACCGACTACCTGGGCCGCACCATGGGCCTGGCCTATGCCGACGACTTCATGGGCCCGCTCACCCTGTCGCCCAACCTCGTGCGCGAGAAGGACGGCAAGGTCGACGTGCTGGTGAACGTGCGCATGCCGCGCGGCCGCACGCCCGAGGAACTCACGGCCGCCACGCAGGCCAAGGTGAAGGCCTGGGCCGCGCAGGCCGGCGTGGCCGCCGAGGTGGACCACCAGCAGGGCAACTGGATGGCCCGCGACCCCAAGGGCGCCTGGCTTTCCACGCTGCTGAACATCTTTGGCGACACCACGGGGCTCGATGCCAAGCCCGTGCCCACGGCCGGCAGCACCACCGCCAAGCTCATGCCCAACGCCATCAACTTCGGCCCCGCCATGCCGGGCAAGAAGTACACGGCGCACAACGCCAAGGAGTTCAAGGAAGTGGCGGACCTGGACGCCGACATGCAGATGTTCACCGAGATGCTCGTGCGCATCGGGAATTTGAGCCAGATGCAGTGA
- a CDS encoding 1-phosphofructokinase family hexose kinase, whose protein sequence is MSALITLTPNPALDLSTHVPRLVPSHKLRCGPALRHPGGGGINVARVLHRLGLPVQAWYLAGGPTGQTVQQLLAAEGVPTLPLPIAGATRENFSVIETDTGLEYRFVLPGPDVAPGEWQDCLDRLTALAPPRWLVLSGGLAPGMPEDFYARLVRALRPRGTRIALDTTGAALAAALQAGVDVVKPSLSELRTLTGQPLATPGEWNAAAQALVRTSQAAWVALSLGAQGAVLAHADGLWHAPALPVSAAQGTTGAGDCVLAALVWALERGDAPSEALRWGIAAGTAALGAPGTSLAQRADIERLAPGVRVAAVAPP, encoded by the coding sequence ATGTCGGCGCTGATCACCCTCACCCCCAATCCGGCGCTGGACCTGTCCACCCACGTCCCGCGCCTCGTGCCCTCGCACAAGCTGCGCTGCGGGCCCGCGCTGCGCCACCCGGGCGGCGGCGGCATCAACGTGGCGCGCGTGCTGCACCGGCTGGGCCTGCCGGTGCAGGCCTGGTACCTGGCGGGCGGCCCCACCGGCCAGACGGTGCAGCAGCTGCTGGCGGCCGAAGGCGTGCCCACGCTGCCCCTGCCCATCGCAGGCGCCACGCGGGAGAACTTCTCGGTCATCGAGACCGACACCGGGCTGGAGTACCGCTTCGTGCTGCCCGGCCCCGACGTGGCGCCGGGCGAGTGGCAGGACTGCCTCGACCGGCTCACCGCGCTGGCGCCGCCGCGCTGGCTGGTTCTGAGCGGCGGCCTGGCGCCCGGCATGCCGGAGGACTTCTACGCCCGGCTCGTGCGGGCCCTGCGGCCGCGCGGCACGCGCATCGCGCTCGACACCACGGGCGCCGCGCTGGCCGCCGCGCTGCAGGCCGGGGTGGACGTGGTCAAGCCCAGCCTCAGCGAGCTGCGCACCCTCACGGGCCAGCCGCTGGCCACCCCGGGCGAATGGAATGCGGCCGCCCAGGCCCTGGTGCGCACGAGCCAGGCGGCCTGGGTGGCCCTGTCCCTGGGCGCGCAGGGGGCCGTGCTGGCCCATGCGGACGGCCTGTGGCATGCACCGGCCCTGCCCGTGTCGGCAGCCCAGGGCACCACGGGCGCGGGCGACTGCGTGCTGGCCGCGCTGGTCTGGGCGCTGGAGCGCGGCGACGCGCCCTCCGAGGCGCTGCGCTGGGGCATCGCCGCCGGAACGGCCGCGCTCGGCGCCCCCGGCACATCCCTGGCCCAGCGCGCCGACATCGAGCGGCTGGCCCCCGGCGTGCGCGTGGCGGCGGTGGCCCCGCCATGA
- a CDS encoding Dps family protein — MAKATSKTATAKTGAPRINIGISDKDRAAIAQGLSRLLADTYTLYLTTHNFHWNVTGPMFNTLHTMFMAQYTELWNAVDPIAERIRSLGHPAPGSYAQFGKLTSLADAPGVPPQALAMVRILVEGHEAVARTARELFPLADKASDEPTADLLTQRLTVHEQTAWMLRSLLEE; from the coding sequence ATGGCCAAGGCCACCAGCAAGACCGCAACCGCCAAGACGGGCGCGCCCCGCATCAACATCGGCATCAGCGACAAGGACCGTGCCGCCATCGCCCAGGGCCTCTCGCGCCTGCTGGCCGACACCTACACGCTGTACCTCACGACCCACAACTTCCACTGGAACGTGACGGGCCCGATGTTCAATACGCTGCACACCATGTTCATGGCGCAGTACACGGAGCTGTGGAACGCCGTGGACCCGATCGCCGAGCGCATCCGCTCGCTGGGCCATCCTGCGCCGGGTTCGTACGCGCAGTTCGGCAAGCTGACCTCGCTGGCCGATGCCCCCGGCGTGCCGCCGCAGGCGCTCGCCATGGTGCGCATCCTCGTGGAAGGCCACGAGGCCGTTGCCCGCACGGCGCGCGAACTGTTCCCCCTGGCCGACAAGGCCAGCGACGAGCCCACGGCCGACCTGCTCACGCAGCGCCTGACGGTTCACGAGCAGACGGCCTGGATGCTGCGCTCGCTGCTCGAAGAGTAA
- a CDS encoding helix-turn-helix transcriptional regulator, with protein sequence MNRAPVRTYAMVERSSHLDFDIRDQSLRAPLTQPHKHEYFQIQVNLAGDTQHHVGGTVRPFTARTLSFVLPHRMHLVPHPPGTRWLVVNFSQRFLRPDLAMDPLDLEDVPLTLAPELAPFQFQEHLDFTFDEAGFAEVLALLGTMQRENAARRLASLARIRGCLLELLALTCQRWEGELLALAATQAQQGSRRAALARVLRYLRDELAGEPTLADAAEAASLSPNYLTHLIKKETGKTFTELLTERRLALAQELLLATGERIGEIARRCGFADEAYFARRFRQWHGLSPRAWRERQRQALG encoded by the coding sequence ATGAACCGCGCGCCGGTGCGTACCTACGCCATGGTGGAGCGGTCGAGCCACCTTGACTTCGACATCCGCGACCAGAGCCTGCGCGCGCCGCTCACGCAGCCGCACAAGCACGAGTATTTCCAGATCCAGGTGAACCTGGCGGGCGACACGCAGCACCACGTCGGCGGCACGGTGCGCCCGTTCACGGCGCGCACGCTGAGCTTCGTGCTGCCGCACCGCATGCACCTGGTGCCGCACCCGCCGGGCACGCGCTGGCTGGTGGTCAACTTCAGCCAGCGCTTCCTGCGGCCCGACCTGGCCATGGACCCGCTGGACCTGGAGGACGTGCCGCTGACGCTCGCGCCCGAGCTGGCCCCCTTCCAGTTCCAGGAGCACCTCGATTTCACGTTCGACGAGGCGGGCTTCGCCGAGGTGCTCGCGCTGCTCGGCACCATGCAGCGCGAGAACGCCGCGCGCCGCCTGGCCTCGCTCGCGCGCATCCGGGGCTGCCTGCTGGAGCTGCTCGCGCTGACCTGCCAGCGCTGGGAGGGCGAGCTGCTGGCCCTGGCCGCCACGCAGGCCCAGCAGGGCAGCCGCCGCGCCGCCCTGGCGCGCGTGCTGCGCTACCTGCGCGACGAGCTGGCGGGCGAGCCCACGCTGGCCGACGCGGCCGAGGCCGCGAGCCTCTCGCCCAACTACCTCACGCACCTCATCAAGAAGGAAACCGGCAAGACCTTCACCGAACTGCTCACCGAGCGGCGCCTGGCCCTCGCGCAGGAACTGCTGCTGGCCACGGGCGAGCGCATCGGCGAGATCGCGCGGCGCTGCGGCTTCGCCGACGAGGCCTATTTCGCGCGGCGCTTCCGCCAATGGCATGGCCTGAGCCCGCGCGCCTGGCGCGAGCGGCAGCGCCAGGCACTCGGGTAG
- a CDS encoding LysR substrate-binding domain-containing protein, producing MTLTELKYIVAVAREKHFGRAADACYVSQPTLSVAIKKLEDELEVKLFERSAGEVSVTPLGEEIVRQAQSVLEQAAAIKEIAKRGKDPLAGALTLGVIYTIGPYLLPELVRHAIARTPQMPLMLQENFTVKLLEMLRTGEIDCAILAEPFPDTGLAMAPLYDEPFMAAVPSSHALATRKTVSTADLKNETMLLLGTGHCFRDHVLEVCPEFARYASNAEGIRKTFEGSSLETIKHMVAAGMGVTLVPRLSVPRDALISLSRRRKSDDTHVRYLPIREPDGSGPPMRRVVLAWRRSFTRYEAIAALRNAIYACELPGVKRLS from the coding sequence ATGACCCTCACCGAACTCAAGTACATCGTTGCCGTGGCGCGCGAAAAGCATTTCGGCCGCGCGGCCGACGCCTGCTACGTGTCGCAGCCCACGCTGTCGGTGGCGATCAAGAAGCTCGAGGACGAGCTGGAGGTCAAGCTGTTCGAGCGCAGCGCGGGCGAGGTCTCGGTCACGCCGCTGGGCGAGGAGATCGTGCGCCAGGCCCAGAGCGTGCTGGAGCAGGCCGCCGCGATCAAGGAGATCGCCAAGCGCGGCAAGGACCCGCTGGCCGGCGCGCTCACGCTGGGCGTGATCTACACCATCGGCCCCTACCTGCTGCCCGAACTGGTGCGCCATGCGATCGCGCGCACGCCGCAGATGCCGTTGATGCTGCAGGAGAACTTCACCGTGAAGCTGCTGGAGATGCTGCGCACGGGCGAGATCGACTGCGCCATCCTGGCCGAGCCCTTCCCCGACACGGGCCTGGCCATGGCGCCGCTGTACGACGAGCCCTTCATGGCCGCCGTGCCCAGCAGCCATGCGCTGGCCACGCGCAAGACCGTGTCCACGGCCGACCTCAAGAACGAGACCATGCTGCTGCTGGGCACGGGCCACTGCTTCCGCGACCATGTGCTCGAGGTCTGCCCCGAGTTCGCGCGCTATGCGAGCAATGCCGAGGGCATCCGCAAGACCTTCGAGGGCTCGTCGCTCGAGACCATCAAGCACATGGTGGCCGCCGGCATGGGGGTGACGCTGGTGCCGCGCCTGTCGGTGCCGCGCGACGCGCTGATCTCGCTGTCGCGCCGCCGCAAGAGCGACGACACGCATGTGCGCTACCTGCCCATCCGCGAGCCCGACGGCAGCGGCCCGCCCATGCGCCGCGTGGTGCTGGCCTGGCGGCGCAGCTTCACGCGCTACGAGGCCATCGCCGCGCTGCGCAACGCCATCTACGCCTGCGAACTGCCCGGCGTGAAGCGGCTTTCCTGA
- the recG gene encoding ATP-dependent DNA helicase RecG, translating into MHGSLFAVPRSDPSPAPKPAPAAKAAPSAAQKALQKLGLTRDIDLALHLPLRYEDETRITPLANARDGDTVQIEATVTACEVQLRPRRQLRVEVDDGTGTCELRFFSFYPSHQKTMAVGARLRIRGEVKGGFWGRQMLHPAFRVAGGELPQALTPVYPTVAGLPQPYLRRAVVSALQRVDLSDTLPPGEEPPLQFWSPNGGRRLWGLRETLTFLHHPTPDVALATLEDHSHPAWQRLKAEELLAQQLSQHQSKRERDRLRAPALRPAPQPSGGGLALHEQLLAALPFQLTGAQRRVCEEIAADLARTVPMHRLLQGDVGSGKTIVAALSAVIAIDAGWQCALMAPTEILAEQHFRKLVGWLEPLLAPLGRRVAWLAGAQKKKERAAMLALVESGEAALVVGTHAVIQEQVQFQRLGLAVIDEQHRFGVAQRLALRQKLAPGSAAGPPQGDAAPSGDGGKAWGPSAPMEPHMLMMSATPIPRTLAMSYYADLDVSTIDELPPGRTPIVTKLIADSRKDEVIERIGAQVAAGRQVYWVCPLIEESEALDLSNATATHLDLSEALPGVVVGLLHSRMPQAEKKAVMDLFTSGAMGVLVSTTVIEVGVDVPNASLMVIEHAERFGLSQLHQLRGRVGRGAVASACVLLYSTGDSGRLGETARDRLRAMAETNDGFEIARRDLEIRGPGEFLGARQSGAPLLRFADLNTDTALLDWARELAPQMLDRHPRLAQQHIARWLGGKSDYLKA; encoded by the coding sequence ATGCATGGTAGCCTTTTTGCCGTGCCCCGCTCCGATCCTTCCCCTGCTCCAAAACCCGCCCCCGCTGCCAAGGCTGCGCCCAGCGCGGCCCAGAAGGCCCTGCAGAAGCTGGGGCTCACGCGCGACATCGACCTCGCGCTGCACCTGCCGCTGCGCTACGAGGACGAAACACGCATCACGCCGCTGGCCAACGCGCGTGACGGCGACACCGTGCAGATCGAGGCCACGGTGACGGCTTGCGAGGTGCAGCTGCGCCCGCGCCGCCAGCTGCGTGTGGAGGTGGACGACGGAACGGGCACCTGCGAGCTGCGCTTCTTCAGCTTCTACCCCTCGCACCAGAAAACCATGGCCGTGGGCGCGCGCCTGCGCATCCGCGGCGAGGTCAAGGGCGGTTTCTGGGGCCGGCAGATGCTGCACCCGGCCTTCCGCGTGGCGGGCGGTGAGCTGCCCCAGGCACTCACCCCGGTGTACCCCACGGTGGCGGGGCTGCCCCAGCCCTACCTGCGCCGCGCCGTGGTGAGCGCGCTGCAGCGCGTGGACCTGTCCGACACGCTGCCGCCCGGCGAGGAGCCGCCGCTGCAGTTCTGGAGTCCGAATGGGGGCAGGCGCTTGTGGGGCCTGCGCGAGACGCTCACTTTTTTGCACCACCCTACGCCCGACGTGGCGCTTGCCACGCTGGAGGACCACAGCCACCCCGCGTGGCAGCGCCTCAAGGCCGAGGAGCTGCTGGCGCAGCAGCTGTCGCAGCACCAGTCCAAGCGCGAGCGTGACCGCCTGCGCGCGCCCGCGCTACGGCCCGCGCCGCAGCCGTCGGGCGGCGGGCTGGCGCTGCACGAGCAGCTGCTGGCGGCGCTGCCGTTCCAGCTCACGGGTGCCCAGCGCCGCGTGTGCGAGGAGATCGCGGCCGATCTTGCGCGCACGGTGCCCATGCACCGGCTGCTGCAGGGCGACGTGGGTTCGGGCAAGACCATCGTGGCGGCGCTCTCGGCCGTGATCGCCATCGACGCGGGTTGGCAATGCGCGCTCATGGCGCCTACCGAGATCCTGGCCGAACAGCATTTCCGCAAGCTCGTGGGCTGGCTGGAGCCGCTGCTCGCGCCTCTGGGCCGGCGCGTGGCCTGGCTCGCGGGCGCGCAGAAGAAGAAGGAGCGCGCCGCCATGCTGGCCCTGGTCGAGAGCGGCGAGGCCGCGCTCGTGGTGGGCACGCACGCGGTGATCCAGGAGCAGGTGCAGTTCCAGCGCCTGGGCCTGGCCGTGATCGACGAGCAGCACCGCTTCGGCGTGGCCCAGCGGCTGGCCCTGCGCCAGAAGCTGGCGCCAGGCAGCGCCGCCGGGCCGCCCCAGGGCGATGCGGCCCCCTCGGGGGACGGCGGCAAAGCATGGGGGCCGTCGGCTCCCATGGAGCCGCACATGCTGATGATGAGTGCCACCCCCATCCCGCGCACGCTGGCCATGAGCTACTACGCGGACCTCGACGTCTCCACCATCGACGAGCTGCCGCCCGGGCGCACGCCCATCGTCACCAAGCTCATCGCCGACAGCCGCAAGGACGAGGTCATCGAGCGCATCGGCGCCCAGGTGGCGGCGGGGCGGCAGGTGTACTGGGTGTGCCCGCTCATCGAGGAGAGCGAGGCGCTGGATCTCTCCAACGCCACGGCCACGCACCTGGACCTGAGCGAGGCCCTGCCCGGCGTGGTGGTGGGCCTGCTGCACTCGCGCATGCCCCAGGCCGAGAAGAAGGCCGTGATGGATCTGTTCACCAGCGGCGCGATGGGCGTGCTCGTCTCCACCACCGTGATCGAGGTGGGTGTGGACGTGCCCAACGCCTCGCTCATGGTCATCGAGCATGCCGAGCGCTTCGGCCTCTCGCAGCTGCACCAGCTGCGCGGGCGTGTGGGGCGCGGCGCCGTGGCCTCGGCCTGCGTGCTGCTGTACTCCACGGGCGACAGCGGCCGCCTGGGCGAGACCGCGCGCGACCGGCTGCGCGCCATGGCCGAGACCAACGACGGCTTCGAGATCGCCCGGCGCGACCTCGAAATCCGCGGTCCCGGCGAATTCCTCGGCGCGCGCCAGTCGGGGGCACCCCTGCTGCGCTTCGCCGACCTGAATACCGACACGGCGCTGCTCGACTGGGCGCGCGAACTCGCGCCGCAGATGCTGGACCGCCACCCCCGGCTGGCGCAGCAGCACATCGCGCGCTGGCTCGGTGGAAAATCCGACTATCTCAAGGCCTGA
- a CDS encoding fumarylacetoacetate hydrolase family protein, translating into MNRRDLLMTSTASLGGALAAGCASVAATPSQPTPFTVRLAAVPIAGSAEVFPVRRIYCIGRNYAAHAREMGSDPTREPPFFFQKPSDAVQFVPPGQTVDHPYPSLTRNYHYEVELVAALQSGGRNIPVEQALQHVYGYAVGLDMTRRDLQSDMKDQKKPWEIGKAFDLSAPIGPIHRVAQTGHPAQGAITLSVNGTVKQSANLNQMIWSMAEQISRLSEAFELQAGDLIYAGTPENVGPVVRGDLMVAHIDGLPDLSLRVV; encoded by the coding sequence ATGAACCGCCGAGACCTTTTGATGACCTCCACCGCCTCCCTCGGTGGCGCGCTGGCCGCAGGATGCGCCAGCGTGGCCGCCACGCCGTCCCAGCCCACCCCGTTCACCGTGCGCCTGGCCGCCGTGCCCATCGCAGGCAGCGCCGAAGTGTTCCCCGTGCGCCGCATCTACTGCATCGGCCGCAACTACGCGGCCCACGCGCGCGAGATGGGCTCGGACCCCACGCGCGAGCCGCCCTTCTTCTTCCAGAAGCCCAGCGATGCCGTGCAGTTCGTGCCGCCCGGCCAGACCGTGGACCACCCCTACCCCAGCCTCACGCGCAACTACCACTACGAGGTCGAACTCGTGGCCGCGCTGCAAAGCGGCGGCCGCAACATCCCGGTCGAGCAGGCCCTGCAGCATGTCTACGGCTACGCCGTGGGTCTGGACATGACGCGCCGCGACCTGCAGAGCGACATGAAGGACCAGAAGAAGCCCTGGGAAATCGGCAAGGCCTTCGACCTCTCGGCCCCCATCGGCCCCATCCACCGCGTGGCGCAGACGGGCCACCCTGCCCAGGGCGCGATCACGCTGTCGGTGAACGGCACCGTGAAGCAAAGCGCCAACCTGAACCAGATGATCTGGAGCATGGCCGAGCAGATCAGCCGGCTCTCCGAAGCGTTCGAGCTGCAGGCCGGCGACCTGATCTACGCAGGCACGCCCGAGAACGTGGGCCCCGTGGTGCGCGGCGACCTCATGGTGGCTCACATCGACGGACTGCCCGACCTGTCGCTGCGCGTGGTCTGA